A region from the Bubalus kerabau isolate K-KA32 ecotype Philippines breed swamp buffalo chromosome 23, PCC_UOA_SB_1v2, whole genome shotgun sequence genome encodes:
- the EPO gene encoding erythropoietin: MGARDCTPLLMLSFLLFPLGLPVLGAPPRLICDSRVLERYILEAREAENATMGCAEGCSFSENITVPDTKVNFYAWKRMEVQQQALEVWQGLALLSEAILQGQALLTNASQPCGALRLHVDKAVSGLRSLTSLLRALGAQKEAISLPDATPSAAPLRAFTVDALSKLFRIYSNFLRGKLTLYTGEACRRGDR, encoded by the exons ATGGGGGCGCGCG ACTGTACTCCGCTGCTGATGCTGTCCTTTCTGCTGTTTCCTCTGGGCCTCCCAGTCCTGGGCGCCCCCCCACGCCTCATCTGTGACAGCCGAGTCCTGGAGAGGTACATCCTGGAGGCCAGGGAGGCCGAAAATGCCACG atgggctgtgcagaaGGCTGCAGCTTCAGTGAGAATATCACTGTGCCAGACACCAAGGTTAACTTCTATGCCTGGAAGAGGATGGAG GTCCAGCAGCAGGCTCTGGAAGTCTGGCAGGGCCTGGCCCTGCTCTCAGAAGCTATCCTGCAGGGCCAGGCCCTATTGACCAACGCATCCCAGCCATGCGGGGCCCTGCGGCTGCACGTGGACAAAGCTGTCAGCGGCCTCCGCAGTCTCACCTCCCTGCTTCGGGCGCTGGGAGCCCAG AAAGAAGCCATCTCCCTTCCAGATGCAACCCCCTCCGCAGCCCCACTCCGAGCATTCACTGTTGATGCTTTGTCCAAGCTTTTCCGAATCTACTCCAATTTCCTGCGGGGAAAGCTGACTCTGTACACAGGGGAGGCCTGCAGGAGAGGGGACAGGTGA